A genomic region of Papaver somniferum cultivar HN1 chromosome 7, ASM357369v1, whole genome shotgun sequence contains the following coding sequences:
- the LOC113296847 gene encoding cysteine-rich repeat secretory protein 11-like has product MGSVSLISVINLLVVSLTLFFFFFSSALSQDITNLVYKGCANQTSNDPSFKQTITYVFNILSSQSSKTKFSKTSSGSGSGTASISGLFQCRGDLNGNDCNKCVSKIPDMLNRLCGNTVAGRIQLNGCYGLYEAAGFPQVSGVKLLFKTCGSVQVASSGFDDRRNTAFGQVQNGIVNGNGFYATSFESMYVMGQCEGSLSSGDCVTCIKSAVQNAQIQCGGAISGQIYLHKCYISYSYYPNGVPTKSSHSSGPQNSSNLGKTIAIVVGGTAAGGFLFVFLLFLKSVCKKKKDDY; this is encoded by the exons ATGGGCTCTGTTTCTCTCATCTCTGTAATAAACCTTCTAGTAGTTTCTCTAactctgtttttcttcttcttctcatcagCTCTTTCTCAAGATATAACAAATTTAGTCTACAAAGGGTGTGCAAATCAAACCTCTAATGACCCATCTTTCAAACAAACCATCACCTACGTTTTCAACATTTTATCTTCACAATCATCcaaaacaaaattctcaaaaacatCTTCAGGGTCAGGTTCAGGTACAGCTTCCATTTCTGGGTTGTTTCAATGTAGAGGAGATTTAAACGGCAATGATTGTAACAAATGTGTGAGTAAAATCCCAGATATGTTGAATAGATTATGTGGTAATACAGTAGCAGGAAGGATACAACTAAATGGTTGTTATGGTTTATATGAAGCTGCTGGTTTTCCTCAAGTTTCAGGTGTGAAATTGCTTTTTAAGACTTGTGGTAGTGTACAAGTAGCTAGTAGTGGGTTTGATGATCGGAGAAACACAGCTTTTGGGCAAGTTCAGAATGGGATTGTGAATGGAAATGGGTTTTATGCAACAAGTTTTGAATCTATGTATGTGATGGGTCAGTGTGAAGGTAGTTTGAGTTCAGGGGATTGTGTTACTTGTATAAAATCAGCCGTTCAGAATGCTCAAATCCAATGTGGGGGTGCAATTTCTGGTCAGATTTATCTTCATAAGTGTTATATTAGCTATAGTTATTACCCAAATGGGGTTCCTACTaaatcttctcattcttcag GACCACAGAACAGCAGCAACCTAGGGAAAACAATAGCTATTGTGGTTGGAGGAACAGCAGCTGGAGGATTCTTGTTTGTTTTTCTCTTGTTTCTAAAATCTGTGTGTAAGAAGAAAAAAGATG ATTACTGA
- the LOC113300636 gene encoding uncharacterized protein LOC113300636 isoform X1 → MMMMLQTARRRTNKIWNSRYLSYLHLPQDEGDWSYSSEWWGTDSSSPDGGHTVLRSNSDKGNGVVSVVAYPSSRPDAVKWTGVEKWLQRRFQEIQPQDEHDADFKVLGHQWRVLRFNDITRQSAVKIMAACKKSDPGSVFFMQQPHILAVPYLKSMATVGLTTIASCNFDLMGAVSGQKPMHVLCIGHGGGTLPLFLASKISGAIVHSVEIDPLVISASVQAMGFPAFSMMRPSGERVLPRPEVIDEVLWKGTHERLSLYECDAENFIQNSTTLYDLVFIDAYDGDDIFPRKFWDPNGPFLEALKNRLHPQHGTVVVNLHSDADFFDQVRNGSPSSGVGKYVSKVCRAYKDVLGWKGSSFHVDDSGLGFVVSVPWLCNTSLVVCRGRGLGLDNDVKRSRDSVLERLLSKSCEVESILNLPYCCLEYIKRGFVLVY, encoded by the exons atgatgatgatgttgcagACAGCCAGAAGGAGGACCAATAAGATATGGAATTCTCGTTATTTGTCTTATCTTCATCTTCCACAAGACGAAGGAGATTGGTCTTATTCTTCTGAATGGTGGGGAACTGATTCCTCTTCTCCTGATGGTGGTCATACTGTTCTTCGTTCTAATTCAGACAAAGGAAATGGTGTTGTCTCCGTCGTTGCATATCCTTCTTCCAGGCCG GATGCAGTTAAATGGACAGGAGTGGAGAAATGGCTCCAGCGAAGATTTCAAGAGATACAACCACAAGATGAACACGATGCAGACTTTAAGGTACTTGGTCACCAGTGGCGCGTCCTTCGCTTTAACGACATCACTCGCCAAAGTGCCGTTAAGATAATGGCTGCATGCAAGAAGTCGGACCCTGGATCAGTGTTTTTTATGCAGCAACCTCATATCTTGGCAGTTCCAT ATCTGAAGAGTATGGCCACTGTTGGTTTGACCACCATTGCTTCATGTAATTTTGATCTCATGGGAGCGGTTTCTGGACAAAAACCTATGCATGTTTTATGTATAGGTCATGGTGGTGGAACCTTACCCTTATTTTTGGCAAGTAAAATTTCAG GTGCAATTGTACACAGTGTCGAGATAGATCCCCTGGTTATTTCGGCTTCTGTTCAGGCAATGGGTTTCCCTGCTTTTTCAATGATGAGACCATCAGGTGAGCGTGTACTCCCTCGTCCCGAAGTAATTGACGAGGTCCTATGGAAAGGAACCCATGAAAGGCTCTCTCTGTACGAATGTGATGCAGAGAATTTCATCCAAAACAGCACCACTCTCTACGATCTTGTGTTCATTGATGCTTACGATGGTGACGACATATTTCCTCGTAAATTTTGGGATCCTAATGGTCCATTTTTAGAAGCTCTTAAAAATCGCCTTCATCCTCAGCACGGTACTGTTGTGGTGAACCTTCACTCTGATGCTGATTTCTTTGACCAGGTAAGGAATGGCAGTCCATCTTCTGGTGTTGGCAAATACGTTTCAAAAGTCTGCCGAGCATACAAGGATGTTTTGGGTTGGAAGGGAAGTAGTTTTCATGTAGATGATTCAGGTTTGGGTTTTGTTGTTTCTGTTCCTTGGCTTTGCAATACCTCCCTTGTGGTATGCAGAGGAAGAGGTCTTGGGTTGGATAATGATGTGAAACGAAGCAGGGATTCAGTTTTAGAAAGACTTCTATCCAAATCCTGTGAAGTCGAGAGCATTCTTAACTTGCCatattgttgtttggaatacattAAAAGAGGATTTGTCTTAGTCTATTAG
- the LOC113300636 gene encoding uncharacterized protein LOC113300636 isoform X2: MAACKKSDPGSVFFMQQPHILAVPYLKSMATVGLTTIASCNFDLMGAVSGQKPMHVLCIGHGGGTLPLFLASKISGAIVHSVEIDPLVISASVQAMGFPAFSMMRPSGERVLPRPEVIDEVLWKGTHERLSLYECDAENFIQNSTTLYDLVFIDAYDGDDIFPRKFWDPNGPFLEALKNRLHPQHGTVVVNLHSDADFFDQVRNGSPSSGVGKYVSKVCRAYKDVLGWKGSSFHVDDSGLGFVVSVPWLCNTSLVVCRGRGLGLDNDVKRSRDSVLERLLSKSCEVESILNLPYCCLEYIKRGFVLVY, translated from the exons ATGGCTGCATGCAAGAAGTCGGACCCTGGATCAGTGTTTTTTATGCAGCAACCTCATATCTTGGCAGTTCCAT ATCTGAAGAGTATGGCCACTGTTGGTTTGACCACCATTGCTTCATGTAATTTTGATCTCATGGGAGCGGTTTCTGGACAAAAACCTATGCATGTTTTATGTATAGGTCATGGTGGTGGAACCTTACCCTTATTTTTGGCAAGTAAAATTTCAG GTGCAATTGTACACAGTGTCGAGATAGATCCCCTGGTTATTTCGGCTTCTGTTCAGGCAATGGGTTTCCCTGCTTTTTCAATGATGAGACCATCAGGTGAGCGTGTACTCCCTCGTCCCGAAGTAATTGACGAGGTCCTATGGAAAGGAACCCATGAAAGGCTCTCTCTGTACGAATGTGATGCAGAGAATTTCATCCAAAACAGCACCACTCTCTACGATCTTGTGTTCATTGATGCTTACGATGGTGACGACATATTTCCTCGTAAATTTTGGGATCCTAATGGTCCATTTTTAGAAGCTCTTAAAAATCGCCTTCATCCTCAGCACGGTACTGTTGTGGTGAACCTTCACTCTGATGCTGATTTCTTTGACCAGGTAAGGAATGGCAGTCCATCTTCTGGTGTTGGCAAATACGTTTCAAAAGTCTGCCGAGCATACAAGGATGTTTTGGGTTGGAAGGGAAGTAGTTTTCATGTAGATGATTCAGGTTTGGGTTTTGTTGTTTCTGTTCCTTGGCTTTGCAATACCTCCCTTGTGGTATGCAGAGGAAGAGGTCTTGGGTTGGATAATGATGTGAAACGAAGCAGGGATTCAGTTTTAGAAAGACTTCTATCCAAATCCTGTGAAGTCGAGAGCATTCTTAACTTGCCatattgttgtttggaatacattAAAAGAGGATTTGTCTTAGTCTATTAG